In a genomic window of Temperatibacter marinus:
- a CDS encoding polysaccharide deacetylase family protein, whose translation MTLPKNYLTYENRRHGMDHDLYSFSPLFDRAPVTWPSSKKVALWITVALEYFPLVPNEGPFKAPGHMVTPYPDYRTYTTRDYGNRVGIFRILKVLETLGIKASIPMNAALAERYPSLLSEIVAGGHEIVAHSIDMNSLHYGGMDIDVERSQITQSLDTLRTLSGQSITGWVSPARSQSENTLALLAEAGLAYQADWVNDDMPYVMKTDKGKIVSMPHTMELEDRHLLVNLGQNEDVYQEQILEAFDCFQKESSSHGGRLLHLNLTPYVIGQPWRIQALKQVLKSLIDSNDIWTATGHEIMSCWKEQQ comes from the coding sequence ATGACCCTTCCTAAAAATTATCTTACCTATGAAAATCGTCGCCATGGAATGGATCACGACCTATACTCTTTTTCACCTCTCTTTGACAGGGCGCCAGTGACTTGGCCTTCTTCTAAAAAGGTTGCGCTCTGGATAACGGTTGCGCTCGAATATTTCCCGCTTGTCCCGAATGAGGGGCCCTTTAAAGCACCGGGACATATGGTGACACCTTACCCAGACTACCGCACATATACCACACGTGATTATGGCAATCGAGTTGGGATATTTCGTATTCTTAAAGTCCTTGAGACTTTGGGAATTAAAGCCTCTATCCCTATGAATGCTGCTCTTGCTGAGCGCTATCCCTCTTTACTGTCTGAGATTGTAGCGGGGGGACATGAAATTGTTGCGCACAGCATAGACATGAACAGCCTGCATTACGGTGGCATGGATATTGATGTCGAAAGAAGTCAGATAACACAATCACTGGACACTCTTCGAACTCTTTCTGGTCAGTCGATAACAGGATGGGTTTCTCCTGCACGCAGTCAAAGTGAAAACACGCTGGCTCTCTTAGCAGAAGCCGGTCTTGCCTATCAAGCAGACTGGGTCAATGATGATATGCCCTATGTCATGAAGACTGATAAGGGAAAGATCGTCTCTATGCCACACACTATGGAACTAGAAGACAGGCATCTTTTGGTCAATCTGGGCCAGAATGAAGATGTCTATCAGGAACAAATTCTAGAAGCATTCGATTGTTTCCAAAAAGAATCATCTTCACACGGGGGGCGTCTCCTGCATCTAAATTTGACGCCCTATGTGATCGGGCAACCGTGGCGCATACAAGCGTTGAAACAAGTCTTAAAGTCCCTCATAGACTCGAATGACATTTGGACAGCCACAGGGCATGAGATTATGTCCTGCTGGAAAGAGCAACAATAG
- a CDS encoding aromatic ring-hydroxylating dioxygenase subunit alpha, whose product MLINMWYVAEEEANIKEDPVKVKILGQDLVVFRDGEGRVVCLSDICPHKGASLSGGVVRDGHVACPYHGWQFGHTGACLKIPAAGEDAKIPNRARVDSYPVEIRYGWVWVFLGDLPEEERPPIPEFPEYEFIGSDWGMVRGTWEWNANYERVLENGLDFGHAPYVHPAFGDPDEGEINHIDLEPHEWGARARHLYKPPRPKGLWASLRNKKAAASKGVEASPGYHVSGSMLRLEVNITASWKMIIFDVNIPVDENTTKTYFIAIRNFFKSAMWDFDARKRTYSIFEQDQVVVEKIRPEMVPEKLAEEMSVQCDVLMMDARKKFKALKKKGWEIDLETYYKEFKGKRACVIPSPARRENPKGWIIPTIPLLEASE is encoded by the coding sequence ATGCTGATTAATATGTGGTATGTGGCCGAAGAAGAAGCCAATATCAAAGAGGACCCCGTCAAAGTAAAGATTTTGGGTCAAGATTTAGTTGTCTTTAGGGATGGAGAGGGACGTGTGGTTTGTCTTTCTGATATTTGCCCTCATAAAGGCGCTTCTCTTTCCGGCGGTGTTGTCCGCGACGGCCATGTAGCGTGCCCCTACCATGGATGGCAGTTTGGTCATACGGGGGCATGTCTGAAAATTCCTGCGGCTGGTGAGGATGCAAAAATTCCTAATCGTGCCCGGGTCGATAGCTATCCTGTAGAAATAAGATATGGCTGGGTATGGGTTTTCCTCGGTGACCTTCCAGAAGAAGAACGTCCCCCCATTCCAGAATTTCCAGAGTATGAATTCATTGGCAGTGATTGGGGGATGGTGCGCGGTACATGGGAGTGGAATGCTAACTATGAGCGAGTTTTAGAAAATGGTCTTGATTTTGGCCATGCACCCTATGTACACCCTGCATTTGGGGATCCGGACGAAGGAGAAATCAATCACATTGACCTCGAACCCCATGAATGGGGCGCACGGGCCCGTCATCTGTATAAACCGCCGCGCCCTAAAGGCCTTTGGGCATCTCTGAGGAATAAAAAGGCAGCCGCATCAAAAGGTGTGGAAGCCAGTCCCGGCTATCATGTTTCAGGGTCGATGCTTCGTCTTGAAGTGAATATAACAGCCAGTTGGAAGATGATTATTTTTGATGTGAATATCCCTGTGGATGAAAATACAACGAAAACCTATTTCATCGCCATTCGTAATTTCTTCAAGAGTGCCATGTGGGATTTTGATGCTAGGAAAAGAACTTATAGTATTTTTGAGCAGGATCAGGTGGTGGTTGAGAAAATCCGCCCTGAAATGGTGCCTGAAAAATTGGCTGAAGAAATGTCAGTTCAGTGCGATGTCTTAATGATGGATGCGCGCAAAAAATTCAAAGCACTCAAGAAGAAGGGTTGGGAAATAGATCTGGAGACTTATTACAAAGAATTCAAAGGAAAACGCGCGTGTGTTATTCCCTCTCCCGCCAGGAGAGAAAACCCGAAGGGATGGATTATACCCACCATTCCTCTCTTGGAAGCTTCAGAATAA
- a CDS encoding isochorismatase family protein — translation MQTSDKTAREIFEEVMANPARSKFGFGEKLAIINVDPQKSYTRPDLFPKTAYITDPNQMTHINTISTMARDKGLPVVWTHVAYMENAADAGVWGTRTDTPDSLQNIKYGSERHAFDDRVDIHEDVDPVYTKRMPSAFFETPLQTFLTWHKVDTLVLTGGSTSGCIRATAVDSLSRGYRTIIPVECVADKHESYHFANLTDLQLKYADVVDVQDVKDWLIAYEG, via the coding sequence ATGCAAACAAGTGATAAAACAGCCCGTGAAATCTTTGAAGAAGTGATGGCAAATCCCGCCCGTAGTAAATTTGGGTTTGGGGAAAAACTTGCTATTATCAATGTTGACCCTCAAAAAAGTTATACACGGCCAGATCTCTTCCCTAAAACAGCTTATATTACTGATCCTAATCAGATGACCCATATTAACACCATTTCTACCATGGCTCGGGATAAAGGACTTCCTGTTGTATGGACGCATGTTGCTTACATGGAAAATGCTGCAGATGCTGGTGTTTGGGGTACGCGCACAGATACGCCAGATAGTTTGCAAAATATCAAATATGGTTCTGAACGACATGCCTTTGATGATCGTGTTGACATTCACGAAGACGTGGATCCAGTCTATACAAAACGGATGCCTTCTGCATTTTTTGAAACACCCTTACAGACCTTTTTAACGTGGCATAAAGTGGATACCCTTGTTCTGACGGGTGGCTCAACATCAGGCTGTATAAGAGCAACTGCTGTTGACAGTCTTTCAAGAGGCTATCGTACGATTATCCCGGTAGAATGCGTCGCTGACAAGCACGAGAGTTATCATTTTGCAAACCTTACTGATCTTCAACTGAAATACGCTGATGTTGTCGATGTTCAAGACGTTAAAGACTGGCTAATAGCCTATGAGGGGTAG
- a CDS encoding polysaccharide deacetylase family protein, giving the protein MKPDPELYDYWPYKNRPKIVWPEGKKVAFWVAPNIEFYELNPPVNPQRKAWPRPYPDITPYSYRDHGNRVGHWRLMDIMDEFGIRGSVSLSVAMCQHHPEIVEACQNRNWEFFSHGIYNTRYIYGMDEDQERSILEDSIKTVEAATGQRIKGYLAPALTHTEKTIDLLAEYDFWYSCDLFQDDQPQPLITSHSDKKLISMPYSLEVNDHYAFNVYGQSARQYADLLKRQFDQLLEEGAESGTVMCIPLHAYLIGRSHRIGPFREVLDYITAHKDDVWVTTAAEIAEFYRETYYDTAVEDIKKYKKGVSV; this is encoded by the coding sequence ATGAAGCCTGATCCAGAACTCTATGACTATTGGCCTTATAAAAACCGACCAAAAATTGTTTGGCCGGAGGGGAAAAAGGTTGCTTTTTGGGTCGCACCTAATATTGAATTCTATGAGTTAAATCCTCCTGTTAACCCACAAAGAAAAGCATGGCCAAGACCCTACCCTGATATAACACCATACAGCTATAGAGATCACGGCAATCGTGTGGGCCACTGGCGGCTGATGGACATCATGGACGAATTCGGCATCAGAGGATCTGTTTCTCTGTCTGTGGCCATGTGTCAGCACCATCCTGAGATTGTTGAGGCGTGTCAAAACCGTAACTGGGAATTTTTCAGCCATGGCATATATAACACCCGCTATATTTACGGCATGGATGAAGACCAAGAACGTTCCATCCTCGAGGACAGTATCAAAACAGTTGAGGCCGCGACAGGGCAGCGGATCAAGGGCTACCTAGCCCCCGCTCTTACCCATACAGAAAAGACCATTGATTTGCTCGCTGAGTATGATTTTTGGTATAGTTGTGACCTGTTTCAAGATGATCAACCGCAACCTTTGATCACAAGTCACTCTGATAAAAAACTCATCTCAATGCCCTATTCCCTAGAGGTGAATGACCATTATGCTTTCAATGTATACGGCCAAAGCGCCCGACAATATGCAGACTTACTCAAGCGACAATTCGACCAACTCTTAGAGGAAGGCGCAGAGAGTGGCACCGTCATGTGCATTCCCCTACATGCTTATTTAATAGGCCGCAGTCACCGGATTGGTCCCTTTAGAGAGGTTCTCGATTACATCACAGCACATAAGGATGATGTCTGGGTCACAACCGCTGCTGAAATTGCTGAATTTTATCGCGAGACCTATTATGACACCGCTGTTGAAGACATCAAAAAATACAAGAAGGGAGTCTCAGTATGA
- a CDS encoding 3-isopropylmalate dehydratase large subunit, with amino-acid sequence MSHTLFDKIWDQHCIAPLKDGSDLIYIDRLLLHERTGSVALKAVEEDGRSIANPAHVFCVMDHILDTYEDRSDQTTMPSGTDFIQSHRMSAVKYNLPLFDVNDETQGIVHVISPEQAIVLPGLTVVCPDSHTCTQGAFGALAWGIGSTQAEHALVTETLSLTKPNSMRITLEGSPQDGVTAKDIVLALIGSLSAGGAVGYVVEFAGPVVEEMDMEARMTLCNMAVEFSAFTALIAPDQKTFDYLKAGPYAPKGKEWKEACKNWLALKSEENAVFDQEITFDVSALLPSITWGTSPEHMIALSSPVPSATDSSTQRALDYMGLNEGDLLTEYSIDAAFIGSCTNSRISDLRRAATIIKGRKVADGVTAIVVPGSMKVRAQAEKEGIDKIFKEAGFEWRKPGCSMCFYAGGEHFGFQERVITTTNRNFESRQGPKTRSHLASPETVAASALMGKIIAASMLEDL; translated from the coding sequence ATGAGTCATACTCTCTTTGATAAAATATGGGATCAACATTGTATTGCCCCCCTGAAAGATGGCAGCGATCTCATCTATATAGATCGTCTCCTCCTGCATGAACGGACAGGCAGTGTCGCCTTAAAGGCGGTAGAAGAAGATGGACGATCCATTGCTAATCCTGCTCATGTTTTCTGTGTCATGGACCACATTCTAGATACTTATGAAGACCGAAGTGACCAAACAACAATGCCAAGCGGGACAGACTTCATTCAATCCCACCGCATGAGCGCCGTAAAATATAACCTGCCCCTATTTGATGTGAATGACGAAACACAGGGAATTGTTCATGTGATATCCCCCGAACAGGCCATTGTTCTACCTGGCTTAACGGTTGTTTGCCCTGACAGTCATACCTGCACACAAGGCGCGTTTGGGGCGCTGGCTTGGGGGATTGGCAGTACACAAGCCGAACATGCCTTAGTCACTGAAACATTATCCCTGACAAAACCAAATTCGATGCGGATCACTCTTGAAGGCTCGCCACAAGACGGTGTAACAGCAAAAGATATTGTTCTTGCTCTTATCGGTTCTCTTTCAGCGGGCGGTGCTGTTGGGTATGTGGTAGAATTTGCTGGACCAGTTGTTGAAGAGATGGACATGGAAGCGCGGATGACGCTCTGCAATATGGCAGTAGAGTTCTCAGCCTTCACGGCTCTGATTGCACCTGATCAAAAAACCTTCGACTACCTCAAGGCTGGCCCTTATGCCCCAAAGGGAAAAGAGTGGAAGGAGGCCTGCAAAAACTGGCTAGCCTTAAAATCTGAAGAGAATGCTGTCTTTGATCAAGAGATCACTTTCGATGTTTCTGCTCTTCTGCCGTCAATTACCTGGGGGACAAGTCCTGAGCATATGATTGCGTTGAGTAGCCCTGTCCCGTCTGCAACAGACTCCTCTACTCAAAGAGCGCTCGATTATATGGGCTTAAACGAAGGTGACCTGCTGACGGAATACTCGATTGATGCAGCCTTTATAGGATCTTGCACCAACAGTCGAATCAGTGATTTAAGACGGGCGGCCACAATCATTAAGGGGCGAAAAGTTGCCGACGGTGTTACGGCGATCGTTGTACCGGGGTCTATGAAAGTAAGAGCACAGGCGGAAAAGGAAGGGATCGATAAAATTTTTAAAGAAGCAGGGTTTGAATGGCGAAAACCCGGATGCTCCATGTGTTTTTATGCTGGTGGTGAACATTTTGGTTTCCAGGAGCGAGTCATAACGACAACCAATCGAAATTTCGAGAGCCGACAAGGACCAAAAACTCGGTCACATCTTGCGAGTCCTGAAACCGTCGCTGCTTCTGCCCTAATGGGCAAAATAATAGCCGCGTCTATGCTGGAAGATCTGTGA
- a CDS encoding TonB-dependent receptor: MSSKKHLLMSTCMGAALLSTGHQAVVAQDDEEFVLEEIIVTARLREETLQDTPLSITAMTGDALEKRGITDIREMMNQVPGVYFTNQGGPGLGNVSMRGLSQGSLIGDEANVATFVDGFYWAGRIAFDAFIDGMERVEVVRGPQSALYGRNSFSGAVNYITKKPNMTDTEGGFKLSVGEHGRRIAGFNYSGPLVEDKVAVRIDATHMETGGSWVNPTNEERLNDANSENIRAQIRFTPSETVTVDYAFTYVDRKTTDQPLYGIPYNEMDSGYKFDFITFNYRNHKVQNPENRPSNDLDRYSSDLVGSTYDVKRHTLKIDWEADNFLMSALIAHTDEEISTISDATYGLGGEPILTTLLELPSAELFPGGPVVPTGAPPVSFGNGPMPVDLDGNFIPDLFPVIGGQPNQSRKDFSGELRFQSINDGPLQWAFGGFFARLKYDDRLETGYDIDAATMDAAVNWVPTGPGFPAYLINAGIIPATYSCNPMPPFTGCMGPPALVDTWGVENGQVQLLQDKYFVNEETSVFLSLDYEISDRTSVTVEGRYTWEDRYMEDRVEVTRLYDASFSSPIEKSYKTFTPRVILDHKVNEDTFLYAIAGKGAKAGGVQPSATAGRTFYDPETNWTYEVGTKLTLLDGHMNLNMAAFFVDWTDMQLRENVGLDNIVTNLGQAEVKGFEIMGAWKVHQNVQFRFGYTYQDGKITEGSTASAAGYCDIPHLEKSRVDISSTQAGLLYTSGNGASCGLEMNPVTVSPFAPPVVIPFVSTGSILVTTGNIAGNRMSNAPKHTATLGFDIDIPINDELSFFTITDLNYRSQTYLDFDNWVTIPSVTLLSAQVGIQAENWRFAVWANNLTNNDTPIAAIRNFSILGQQGAGVQHREKRMFGATFSYTF; this comes from the coding sequence GTGTCGAGCAAAAAACATCTGTTAATGTCCACATGTATGGGGGCAGCATTATTATCAACAGGTCATCAAGCGGTTGTCGCTCAGGACGATGAAGAATTTGTCCTTGAAGAAATTATTGTAACCGCGCGCCTTCGCGAAGAGACGCTTCAGGATACACCTCTATCCATCACTGCGATGACTGGGGATGCTCTTGAAAAACGTGGTATCACTGATATTCGTGAGATGATGAACCAAGTCCCAGGTGTGTATTTTACAAATCAGGGTGGGCCAGGACTTGGCAACGTTTCAATGCGCGGCCTTTCACAAGGATCTCTTATTGGAGATGAAGCCAATGTCGCAACTTTCGTAGACGGCTTTTATTGGGCTGGTCGAATTGCTTTTGACGCCTTCATCGATGGGATGGAACGCGTAGAAGTGGTGCGTGGTCCTCAGTCTGCGCTTTACGGACGCAACTCCTTTTCAGGAGCTGTAAACTATATTACCAAAAAGCCAAATATGACAGATACCGAAGGCGGCTTTAAGCTTTCTGTAGGAGAACATGGCCGGCGCATCGCTGGCTTTAACTATTCCGGCCCTCTTGTAGAAGATAAAGTAGCGGTACGCATTGATGCGACACATATGGAAACAGGTGGTTCGTGGGTGAATCCGACGAATGAGGAACGCTTGAATGATGCCAATTCAGAAAATATTCGGGCGCAAATTCGCTTCACACCAAGTGAAACTGTGACTGTTGATTATGCCTTCACCTATGTTGACCGCAAAACAACGGATCAGCCTCTATACGGTATTCCATACAATGAGATGGATAGTGGATATAAATTTGATTTTATCACTTTTAACTATCGGAACCATAAAGTTCAGAATCCTGAAAATCGTCCGTCTAACGATCTAGATCGCTATTCTTCAGACTTGGTTGGATCCACATATGATGTGAAACGGCATACGTTAAAAATTGATTGGGAAGCTGATAATTTCCTAATGTCTGCCCTTATCGCCCATACAGATGAAGAAATTTCAACAATTTCTGACGCAACTTATGGTCTGGGTGGTGAGCCAATCTTAACAACTTTGCTTGAGTTGCCCTCTGCTGAGTTGTTCCCAGGAGGACCGGTTGTTCCAACAGGCGCCCCACCGGTTTCCTTTGGCAATGGTCCGATGCCCGTAGATTTGGACGGCAATTTCATCCCAGATCTATTCCCAGTGATTGGCGGTCAGCCAAATCAATCACGGAAAGATTTCTCTGGGGAGCTTCGCTTCCAGTCTATCAATGATGGGCCTTTACAGTGGGCATTTGGTGGTTTCTTTGCTCGCCTGAAATATGATGACCGTCTTGAGACTGGATATGATATTGATGCAGCCACAATGGATGCCGCGGTGAACTGGGTTCCTACAGGGCCAGGTTTCCCAGCGTATCTTATTAATGCGGGTATTATCCCTGCGACTTATAGCTGCAACCCAATGCCACCTTTCACTGGTTGCATGGGGCCACCTGCTCTTGTGGACACATGGGGGGTAGAAAACGGTCAGGTGCAATTGCTTCAGGATAAATATTTCGTCAACGAAGAAACCTCTGTTTTCCTCTCGCTTGATTACGAAATTTCCGACCGCACCAGTGTTACCGTAGAAGGGCGTTACACTTGGGAAGATCGCTACATGGAAGACCGTGTGGAAGTGACCCGTTTGTATGATGCTTCTTTCTCTAGTCCAATTGAAAAAAGCTATAAGACCTTTACGCCGCGTGTCATTCTAGATCACAAAGTGAATGAGGACACTTTCCTCTATGCTATTGCAGGGAAAGGCGCGAAGGCAGGGGGTGTGCAGCCATCTGCTACAGCAGGTCGGACTTTCTATGATCCAGAAACGAACTGGACATATGAAGTGGGAACTAAGCTCACCTTGCTTGATGGTCACATGAACCTAAATATGGCTGCTTTCTTTGTTGACTGGACAGATATGCAGCTACGTGAAAATGTTGGTCTTGATAATATCGTGACTAACCTTGGTCAGGCTGAAGTTAAAGGTTTTGAAATTATGGGGGCTTGGAAAGTCCACCAAAATGTTCAATTCCGTTTCGGATATACCTATCAAGATGGCAAAATTACAGAAGGCTCAACTGCCAGTGCAGCGGGCTATTGTGATATACCACATCTCGAGAAATCTCGTGTTGATATTTCATCAACACAAGCCGGATTATTGTACACATCAGGAAACGGTGCGAGTTGTGGTCTTGAGATGAATCCTGTAACAGTATCGCCGTTTGCACCGCCAGTGGTCATTCCTTTTGTATCAACAGGTTCTATCCTTGTCACAACTGGAAATATCGCAGGCAACCGCATGTCGAATGCACCAAAGCATACGGCGACACTTGGATTTGATATTGACATTCCTATCAATGATGAGTTGTCCTTCTTCACGATCACAGACTTGAATTATCGGTCACAAACCTATCTTGATTTTGATAACTGGGTCACAATCCCAAGTGTCACACTCTTGAGTGCTCAGGTTGGTATTCAGGCTGAAAACTGGAGGTTTGCTGTTTGGGCGAACAACCTGACTAACAATGATACACCGATTGCGGCCATCCGTAACTTCAGTATCCTTGGTCAGCAGGGTGCCGGTGTACAGCATCGCGAAAAGCGCATGTTTGGTGCTACTTTCAGCTACACCTTCTAA
- a CDS encoding dienelactone hydrolase family protein: MFKIVKLIILLLAAYGVYALWPEAELTVDVYSVTDFEHHPDGKVGFPSFNAMSGMEIQAGGNESVQQTSGGILVLPELASSENKVPAVVILHGSGGEWSGRSLYLANRLARHGIAALSIETFQARELNYSDSYTDRLNKAPIFTQIADGAMALKALQNHPFIHGDKIAVTGFSLGAASALYLMFEPVLENILGKEGPRFSAYASFYAGCSFDFEDFRPEGSPVLIMMGEKDESMSVKRCQSFRKKLKSYNIHSSLIVYPGAAHGWELPKPMAFDEGAWVTKDCEMKWMKDGQTIEQTTGQSMDSKLGAIRALLGCADQSGYTMGEHRPTKEQSWIDFHSFLIKTWQKQEE; this comes from the coding sequence ATGTTTAAAATAGTCAAACTAATCATTCTGCTCTTGGCAGCTTACGGTGTCTACGCACTATGGCCTGAGGCAGAGTTGACTGTGGATGTATACAGCGTAACAGATTTCGAACACCATCCTGATGGAAAAGTAGGTTTTCCTTCCTTTAATGCAATGTCTGGCATGGAGATACAGGCAGGCGGCAATGAGAGTGTCCAGCAAACATCAGGCGGGATTCTAGTCCTCCCGGAATTGGCATCTTCTGAAAATAAAGTGCCTGCGGTGGTTATTTTACATGGATCGGGCGGCGAATGGTCTGGGCGTAGCCTTTATCTTGCCAATAGGTTGGCGCGGCATGGTATAGCAGCGCTGTCTATAGAGACATTTCAAGCCAGAGAGTTAAACTATTCAGATAGTTATACTGATAGACTGAATAAAGCGCCTATATTTACACAGATTGCGGACGGGGCTATGGCACTTAAAGCCTTGCAAAATCATCCCTTTATTCACGGTGATAAGATAGCCGTCACAGGATTTTCTCTTGGTGCAGCGTCAGCCCTCTATCTTATGTTTGAACCTGTCCTTGAAAATATTCTTGGCAAAGAAGGGCCTCGGTTTTCTGCTTATGCCTCTTTTTATGCGGGGTGTTCATTTGACTTTGAAGATTTCCGTCCAGAAGGATCTCCTGTCTTGATCATGATGGGCGAGAAGGATGAAAGTATGTCTGTCAAGAGATGTCAGTCATTTAGGAAAAAATTAAAGAGCTATAATATTCACTCGAGCCTCATCGTTTATCCGGGAGCTGCTCATGGCTGGGAGCTGCCAAAGCCTATGGCCTTTGATGAAGGGGCCTGGGTCACTAAAGACTGTGAAATGAAATGGATGAAAGATGGCCAAACCATAGAACAGACGACAGGCCAGTCAATGGATAGTAAACTTGGTGCCATCAGAGCTCTGCTTGGATGTGCGGATCAAAGCGGCTATACCATGGGTGAACATAGACCGACCAAGGAACAATCATGGATTGATTTTCATAGTTTTCTGATCAAGACATGGCAGAAGCAAGAAGAATAA
- the leuD gene encoding 3-isopropylmalate dehydratase small subunit — protein sequence MEKFTTCTSLAAPLIRDNIDTDAIIPSREMKRVSKKGLSVGLFAGWRYLDQKRRTPDPDFILNQAIYSQSKILLSGKNFGCGSSREHAVWALAEYGIKAIIAPSFSNIFYGNCIRNGLLPIRLDAEKISILSKKSKALFIDLETQKVDAYPFEIEAQNKEILLNGLDQITMTQHHQLAIDDFISKDRLVRKWAHL from the coding sequence ATGGAAAAATTTACCACATGTACAAGCCTTGCTGCACCTTTGATAAGAGATAACATTGATACAGATGCTATCATCCCGTCCAGAGAAATGAAGCGCGTTTCTAAAAAAGGCTTATCAGTAGGCTTGTTTGCAGGCTGGCGCTATCTGGATCAAAAAAGGCGGACGCCAGACCCTGATTTTATTCTCAACCAAGCCATCTATAGTCAATCCAAAATCCTTTTATCAGGGAAGAATTTTGGGTGTGGCTCCAGTCGGGAACACGCTGTTTGGGCGCTTGCAGAATATGGGATTAAAGCAATCATTGCTCCAAGTTTTAGCAATATTTTTTACGGAAATTGTATTCGAAATGGCCTTTTACCTATTCGGCTTGATGCAGAGAAAATCTCTATACTTAGTAAAAAATCCAAGGCACTCTTCATAGACTTAGAAACACAAAAAGTCGACGCATACCCATTTGAGATTGAAGCTCAAAATAAAGAAATATTGCTGAATGGCTTGGATCAAATCACAATGACACAACACCATCAGCTTGCCATTGATGACTTTATTTCAAAAGATAGACTTGTTAGAAAATGGGCTCACCTGTAG
- a CDS encoding flavin reductase family protein: protein MIDPIEFRQALGSYATGVTIITTVDQDGNKIGMTVSSFNSLSLDPPLILWSIDKSTGVFEEFTTCSHFAVHVLKEDQEQWSNHFAGKGFDKFKEVDSLPGLGGVPLLDHVCARFECSLENCFDGGDHIIIVGRVEKMAHEEARPLVFCQGRYQKLAE, encoded by the coding sequence ATGATTGATCCAATTGAATTTCGTCAAGCCCTCGGCAGTTATGCTACGGGCGTGACCATCATCACCACCGTTGATCAAGACGGGAATAAAATCGGTATGACAGTGAGCAGTTTCAACTCGCTGTCATTGGACCCACCCCTCATCTTGTGGAGCATAGATAAGAGCACAGGTGTTTTTGAAGAATTCACCACCTGCTCTCATTTTGCTGTCCATGTCCTTAAAGAAGATCAAGAGCAGTGGTCCAATCATTTCGCAGGGAAAGGGTTTGACAAATTTAAGGAAGTTGACAGTCTTCCGGGCCTAGGAGGGGTTCCGCTTCTTGATCATGTCTGTGCTCGATTTGAATGTTCCCTCGAGAACTGTTTTGACGGCGGGGATCATATCATCATAGTTGGTCGTGTAGAAAAAATGGCTCATGAAGAAGCAAGACCATTGGTTTTCTGTCAAGGCCGTTACCAAAAACTGGCTGAGTAA